A window of Mucilaginibacter sp. PAMC 26640 contains these coding sequences:
- a CDS encoding aminodeoxychorismate lyase yields MTEQQKSSGGTFKKFVIALVAIVVISLAGTGIFYYLRYFGPNVSDKQEYLYIRTGSTFKDVYKTIADKGIVNDTNSFISSAESMNYISRVKPGKYKLTSGMSNRSFINMLKSGNQEAVTVTFHNLRLKEQFAGYVAKKLEPDSISVLRLLDSTKFAEANGFTTDNIYTVFIPNSYQFYWNITPEKFFSRMLANYQKFWTSERKAKAAALNLSPVQVSILASIVDAEALHDDEMPAIAGLYLNRLQKGMKLQSDPTVIFAMNDFTIKRVLNKYLVKDSPYNTYMYTGLPPGPVMMPSVNAINSVLDYKKSGYLYMCAKEDFSGYHNFADNEAEHRVNARKWQQALNERNIKR; encoded by the coding sequence ATGACAGAGCAGCAAAAGTCATCAGGCGGAACTTTTAAAAAATTCGTGATAGCCTTGGTGGCAATCGTCGTTATATCGCTGGCCGGCACGGGCATATTTTATTACTTGCGATATTTTGGGCCAAACGTAAGCGATAAACAAGAGTATCTATACATCCGCACTGGATCTACCTTTAAAGATGTTTACAAAACTATTGCCGATAAGGGAATTGTAAATGATACCAATTCATTTATTTCTTCTGCCGAAAGCATGAACTATATCAGCCGGGTTAAGCCTGGTAAATATAAATTAACATCCGGTATGAGCAACCGGAGTTTTATAAACATGCTAAAGTCGGGTAATCAGGAAGCGGTTACAGTAACCTTTCACAATCTTAGGCTTAAGGAACAATTTGCCGGCTACGTAGCCAAAAAACTGGAACCTGATTCCATCTCCGTACTTCGTTTGCTGGATTCCACCAAATTTGCGGAAGCTAATGGATTTACTACTGATAACATCTATACGGTATTTATTCCGAATTCTTACCAGTTTTACTGGAATATTACTCCTGAGAAATTCTTTAGCCGAATGCTGGCCAATTACCAAAAATTTTGGACTTCAGAGCGTAAAGCTAAAGCAGCAGCTCTTAATTTAAGTCCGGTGCAGGTATCTATATTAGCCTCGATAGTAGACGCGGAGGCTTTGCACGATGATGAAATGCCGGCCATTGCCGGTTTATACCTTAACCGGCTTCAAAAAGGAATGAAGCTACAAAGCGACCCTACCGTTATTTTTGCCATGAATGACTTTACGATAAAACGGGTGCTTAACAAATACCTGGTGAAAGATTCACCATATAATACTTACATGTACACTGGCCTCCCTCCAGGCCCGGTGATGATGCCATCTGTTAACGCCATCAATTCCGTACTTGATTATAAAAAAAGTGGCTACCTGTATATGTGCGCCAAAGAAGACTTCTCCGGCTACCATAATTTTGCCGATAACGAAGCCGAGCACAGGGTAAATGCCCGCAAATGGCAACAAGCGCTGAACGAAAGAAATATTAAGCGCTAA
- a CDS encoding rhodanese — MSQINAATLKQRLQNGETLNLLDVREPIEFHTSNIGGINIPVAKLVTDIRHVTYNKNDEIIVICTAGIRSENAQRILTDLGYLNILNLKGGLRALHKLNNK, encoded by the coding sequence ATGAGCCAAATTAACGCAGCCACCCTGAAGCAGCGTTTACAAAATGGCGAAACCTTAAACCTGCTGGATGTTAGAGAACCAATTGAATTCCACACTTCCAATATCGGGGGTATCAATATCCCCGTTGCAAAGCTTGTTACAGATATTAGGCATGTTACCTACAACAAAAACGATGAGATCATCGTTATTTGCACTGCGGGTATTCGCAGTGAAAATGCACAACGTATTTTAACTGATTTGGGTTACCTTAATATTTTAAACCTTAAGGGTGGACTAAGAGCTTTGCATAAATTAAACAATAAGTAA
- a CDS encoding serine/threonine protein kinase encodes MSKFGDYLKARQFRNTILLVICTIVGIVLIAFFSLGYYTRHGSGIPVPKLKGLPIDRAMAALKEQGFNYKIDSVYVADQEPGTIVEQDPDAGTNVKEGRTIYLTMVTQQAPNVALPDIITEQSIYREAVATLSNYGLKVGDTTYKSDIARDRVLEVRFNGQVIKPGTKLPKGSRLSLVLGNGEGASEVDIPELLNLDLDAAKFAIKGAGLTIGTITYEGSISDSTNVIVVSQSPMKSDSLSQTSIGTRINLTVTQGKKTDEPN; translated from the coding sequence ATGAGTAAATTTGGTGACTATTTAAAAGCAAGGCAATTCAGAAATACTATCTTATTGGTTATTTGCACCATTGTCGGTATCGTTTTAATAGCCTTTTTTAGCCTTGGATATTACACCAGGCATGGTAGTGGAATACCTGTACCCAAATTAAAAGGATTACCAATAGACCGTGCCATGGCAGCGCTAAAAGAGCAGGGTTTTAATTATAAAATCGATTCGGTTTATGTAGCCGACCAGGAACCGGGAACCATTGTAGAGCAGGATCCGGATGCCGGGACAAATGTTAAAGAAGGCCGTACTATATATCTCACCATGGTTACCCAACAAGCACCAAATGTTGCCCTGCCGGATATTATTACCGAACAAAGCATTTACCGGGAGGCCGTGGCGACTTTATCAAACTATGGCTTAAAAGTTGGAGATACAACCTATAAAAGCGACATAGCCCGAGATCGTGTACTGGAAGTACGTTTCAACGGACAAGTAATTAAACCGGGCACCAAACTACCAAAAGGATCGCGGCTGAGCCTGGTATTAGGCAATGGCGAAGGTGCCAGCGAGGTTGATATACCCGAATTATTAAACCTTGACCTGGATGCCGCGAAATTCGCCATTAAAGGAGCAGGTTTAACTATTGGGACCATTACCTATGAAGGTAGTATTTCTGATTCTACTAACGTAATTGTAGTATCGCAATCGCCAATGAAATCAGATTCGCTTTCGCAAACCAGTATTGGCACCCGCATCAATTTAACCGTAACGCAGGGTAAAAAAACTGATGAGCCAAATTAA